The region CGCCAACTCTCGGCGCTTACTATCCCATAGTAAAGCAAGCGCCGATGCGGGTTCCGTCGTAGCGTACAAGTTCGCAGCCGCATCGGCCTCTGGCACGCCCGTCTCGCTGTCGAGAGACTTGGCAACGGCCTGATTCGCAAGCGCTAGCGTGTTGGCTGGATCTAGTGCTAGCGCCTCATGCAACGTTCCCGATGCATTGCTCAAGTGGTCTTgtgccgcctgcgccacggcctTGCCAACCAGCGACGGTGCCATATTGGGCGTCTGTGCAATCATGCTGTTTTGGCTCATTTCATCGTATACATAATACGCCTGTTGCGTCGCTCGTCCCCCACGCACAAGACCAATCCACGCTTCCATATATTGCACCAAAATTGAGTCGTCAttctgctgctgcgccaaaAGATACTCTTTCTCGGCAAGATCGATACGGTGGATGGCCAGGAGAATGTGCACACCAAGCGCAATGCATTCGAGCTCAGTACTACCGCCAGCACCCGTCACGcccagcgtctcgagcgcctttTGCGCATCACCATGCTCGTACAGAGCCAAACCCACTTGGTATCGCACAATCTCACTCGACAACTCACCAGGCTCAACAAcatccagcagcatcgTGAGCTGCTCAACCACATCTCCACAGCCAGCCTCATCGCCAGCGCGCTTCATCTCATAAAAATCAGCTAGGAGAAGTACAGACATGGCCACAggctgctcggcatcatcTCCCAGAAGCTGCCGAGCACCAGCAATATCGCCCATAGCCAGTGCCGCGCGGGCCGCATACACAAGGATCAGTAGACTTGTATCATCCATCACACCATTTGGCGCATGCTTCTGTGCTAATGCGACACATccggcatgcgcattcTGATAGTACAGACTCTGCACTTCAATCACCGATGCGTCCATCGTGTATGGCACCCAACTCCTACCTCAGTTCCGCCGGGCGCGACCTGCTTGTACACACCTCCATAGGATCATGTGGAGCCTATACTTGGCTTCTACTTACTCTTGCTCATCCAGCGTCTTGAATGTGAGGGGACCGTCGATACCAAGCTTCTTGGCTGCTTCCTCAAAGTTTTCCTTAGGTACACCCAGCTCCATGAGTCTCGAGTAGGCACTTGCAAAGTCCTTGAAGAACCTTTCTTCGTCCTTGGCATATTGCTTGACGTATTTGTTAAATGCGCCATCCTTAACAAGCAAGTAGTCCGCGGGAAGCATCATTAACGACTTCGACTCCTTGTCCACATATTGGAAAGGTCCATCCCATTCCTTAGGGACCCAGTCCTGCTCGAGCAACATCACATAGTACTGGTTCGTGAATGACGTGGGCGAAAACGTCCATGGGCCATCATATCCCGAatggtgcgtgtggcagCGTCCCACAGCGTGAGCACCAGCCAGAGCCACAATCTCCTGATCGTTGAATCCAAGGCGGTAGAAAATCTTACGCAGCTGGTCACGGTCTTCGGGACCACCCGGCAGACGACCCTCAGGGGGCGTCGCTTCTACAGGCTTGTCTTGACGACCAGGGCGCCAGAGCACCTTAGGTCCACCCATTTCTTGTACAGCAGCCACACCACCGAGCGTCCAGAGGTCCGAATATGAGATCCAGGGGAACTTGGCTTTGATAGGCTCGTGGAACTTGCGAGCGTTTTCAAGACCGGCATTGGCTCCATGGCTAGCCTCTGGCTtgaagcgcatcgtcgcaCCATTGCTGCCGCCGTTGTGTTCATTCTTGTCGTAGGTACCGGAGGAGTGCCACGAAAGACGCAAAACCACAGGGGCATAGCTGCCGTCATCGTAGGACGCGTCCTCCAAGTTCTTAGCAACTTCGTTGTACACTTGCTGATAATCTTCCTTCGTGGGAACTTTGGTGCCGGATGTCTTACCATTAATGAAGTCCTTAATGTCATTCTGCATAACAAAAGCTCCCGTGGCAGCAGACGCAATCAATGCCGCCACAATGGCGGAGACGCCGGCATTTGACTTGCCTTTGGGCGAAGCAGGCGTGCTGTACGCACGAATACTTGTACGAGGGACTGATACAGCGCTTGTCGAACGCAAGCATTGTGTCAGACGAGTCAAACCACGCATAGCAAAGGTCATGGAGTAAGACTACTTCGGGCCGGGGCAATTGTCAAAGGTGGACCGAGCGCTACTACCCTGGCATTGATTAGGGCGTATGACGAAATGCAATAGACTTATTGACTAATCAATTGAGTATGATTGGTCAATGTTTTCCCGATCGCTCAATCCTCTGCCAGCACATCTCAAGCATGACATTAGAGACAGATAAATCCAATTAAAGATGCATAAGATACACATGATTATGTACGTATCAAAGAGTTCTACATTACAAGGTGAAATACACGTACATGAAATAATCGCTGCACTTCATGGGCAGGATGCTTCCAAATTGTACTTTAGACGTGAGCCGCAGTCGTCAACATAATGATACAATGATGGTGTCTTGACAGAGGATGGTGC is a window of Malassezia restricta chromosome III, complete sequence DNA encoding:
- a CDS encoding coatomer subunit epsilon; this translates as MDASVIEVQSLYYQNAHAGCVALAQKHAPNGVMDDTSLLILVYAARAALAMGDIAGARQLLGDDAEQPVAMSVLLLADFYEMKRAGDEAGCGDVVEQLTMLLDVVEPGELSSEIVRYQVGLALYEHGDAQKALETLGVTGAGGSTELECIALGVHILLAIHRIDLAEKEYLLAQQQNDDSILVQYMEAWIGLVRGGRATQQAYYVYDEMSQNSMIAQTPNMAPSLVGKAVAQAAQDHLSNASGTLHEALALDPANTLALANQAVAKSLDSETGVPEADAAANLYATTEPASALALLWDSKRRELAEAVAALA
- a CDS encoding cytochrome c peroxidase: MTFAMRGLTRLTQCLRSTSAVSVPRTSIRAYSTPASPKGKSNAGVSAIVAALIASAATGAFVMQNDIKDFINGKTSGTKVPTKEDYQQVYNEVAKNLEDASYDDGSYAPVVLRLSWHSSGTYDKNEHNGGSNGATMRFKPEASHGANAGLENARKFHEPIKAKFPWISYSDLWTLGGVAAVQEMGGPKVLWRPGRQDKPVEATPPEGRLPGGPEDRDQLRKIFYRLGFNDQEIVALAGAHAVGRCHTHHSGYDGPWTFSPTSFTNQYYVMLLEQDWVPKEWDGPFQYVDKESKSLMMLPADYLLVKDGAFNKYVKQYAKDEERFFKDFASAYSRLMELGVPKENFEEAAKKLGIDGPLTFKTLDEQE